From the genome of Streptomyces sp. NBC_01304:
GGGCGGTTGGCCAGATTGGCGTGGTTGGCGTGGATCCAGCGGCCCTTGGAGCCGGTCTGGGCGCCGTAGAAGCCGAAGTCGAAATTGATCATGCCCGGGCGGGCCTTGTTGCGGTCCTTGCGCATGTCGACCTGACCGGTCTCCGGGTCGGGCAGGAAGGCGTCGGCCTCACCGAGCTCGCGCTGCTCCTTGGTGGCGTCGAGGTCCTGCTCGCTCCAGAAGCGCTTGGAGAAGATCACGGCCCGCAGTTTGGAGGGGTTCATGCCCTGGGGAGTCCAGTGCGAGCTGTTGACCAGGGCCGAGTCCAGGTTCTTGACGCCCTTGAGGGTCTCGTCCGCCTTGACGTGCGTGCGGTACTCGTCGATGGTCCGGGACTGCTCGAGCGCTTCGTTGAGGGCTAGCCGGACGTCCCGGGCGCGGGCGAAGCCACCGGAGCGGCTGAATCCCATCTTCGCGCCGTACGCGTTGGCCTGCTCGGCCTCGTCCGGGTTGTGCTTGAGGTAGCGCTGCTCGCCGCGCTCGGCGCGGTCCTTGTCGTACTCGGCGAAGGCCAGGGTGCCGGGCGGCATCCGGTAGGGGGCGTGGCTGTTGAGGATGGTGAGGCCGACGCATCCGTTGGAGAGCGCGTCCCGCTGCACGTCATCCATCTGCTTCTGGGCGTTGCGGTCCCATTGCCAGTGCCGGATGTAGTCGGTCACGGACAAGGCGGTGACGGTGTTGCCGTCCTCGTCGGTCTCCGCCTCGGGTTCGGGGTCCGGCTCCACCACGGGTTCGGCGGGCGGGACCACTCTGACGTGAGGGGCGCGCTGTCCGAGGGATGTCGCGTTGCCCGCTTCGACATCGGCCGGCGAGAGGCCGTAGACCTCGGCGAAGGTGCGCTCGTCCGGAAAACCGGGGCCGGCCGGGTCGGCCGTGGCGGGCAACGCACTGGCTGACAGCAGGGCGGTGCAGATGGCGGCGGGCAGAAGGTGTCTCAGTCGTGGTGCCATGACGTTCTCCTGGGGCGGTACGGCAGCGGAGCGGCGGCTCAACGGACGGAGGAGTCCGGTGTGGTGGGGGCTTCCTCGATGACGTGCGGGACGACAAGGGCCTCACCGGTCACTTCGGCGAAGGTCTCCTCCCTGAACGGCCCGTCGGGGAGGTCGGGGAAGTCGTCGGCGGGCTCGACCTCGGGCTCGGGCACCAGAGCCTCCGGCGACGCAGACTCCACATCGTGCGGGACGACGGGGGACTCCCCGGTGACCTCGGCGAACGTCTCCTGCCTGACCAGCTCGCCCTCCTTCGCAGCATCTGCCGGAGTGGGTGAGGGGTCCACAGCCGCATGGATTCGGGGGGCCGCGACGGCCGCGGGAACGGTCACCGCTAGCGCGGTGGCGCCGGCCACGAGCCCCAGCGCCACCAAGGCATTGCTCGCGCGTACGGGAATCGACACGATGTCACCTACCAGCTTCGTGGGCGGGGTTGACCTGAACGAAGGTCACCAACGGAGCCAAACACGCCGTGCTCTTGGGCGCGCGGCGGGCGGGCAGGCGGGTGAGGCCCAGGCGCCGATTCGCTGCCCAAATAGAACTGTTGGACCCTCATGGCTGTTGGTTTATCCGGGCGAAGGCGGCGAGGGTCCGGGGTGCGATGAGCCGAATTTTTGGCCGCCCCCGGATGGCTGGTCGCTCGACTCGCGCGGCTTCAACAGGGAAGTCATGCCCCCGTCTGTTCGCGTTTGTCCTGTGTTGCGAAGTTTGGTGGATGATCCATGATCTGCGGCACAGTCCCCGGGACCGGGGTTCCGATGGCCCCGTCCGGACGTCAATCGCGTGTGTCCGTCGCGTTCGCAGGCTGTCGCGTCGGTCCAGGCCTAATCCCGCCCCCGCCGTGGTCGGAGGGGCGGGGGCGGGGTGGCATGCGAGTCCGGCCGCTACTCCGACGCGAGGGGGTAGCCAGTGACGAGCATGTCGTTGAACGCGTCGTAAGTGACTCGCCCCTCGCTGTCCACGACGACCTCCTTCAGGAGCTCATCAACCTCCGGCGAGGTCAGCGCGGAGCCCCAGTTCATAAGGAGCTGGCGGAGCTGGGTCTCCGTGATCCCGGTGCCGTCGGTGTCGAGAGCCTTGAATTCGTCCTGCATCCGCTGCACCTGCTCCGTCGGCGTCCCTGCAGGCTTCGGGACGATGGCGCCGAAGTTCCTGGCGGTGATCCGGGCGTCGGTCCCCCCGGTGACGTCACGCAGGAGCGCATCGACGTCTTCCGGCTTCAACCCGCCTTCGTCCACGAGAAGGGCACGCACGTCCTTCTGGCTGACACCGGTCCCGTCGGCGTTGAGTTTATTGAACCGGTCCCACAGCATCTTGTTCTGTTCCTGTGCCATGTATGGTCGTCCTCCCCTGCTTTCGCGACACAGCGGTATACCGCCGCGACCCAGCGTGACAGGCTGCTGGTCGCCGCGAGCACACAATGCAGAGAGCCAGGCACTGAAGGCTCGGAAGCGCGCGCAAGGCTCCTTGGGCACCAGCTGGCCTTGCGGGCCACGTGGCAGCAGGGGGTCCCGGAACGGCGGGATCCCGCTGGCTGAGCCCGAACCGCCTCTCGCCCCTGACACCCGCGGGCGCTGCGGCCCTCGCCGGGCGCCACACGCTGCTGGTCGGACTTGTCGGTGGGCAGGACTTCTTGATCTCCGCGGACGAGTGGCGGCGCCTGGCTCAGTGCCTTCAGCGGGCAGGTGTGCGGCATGAGCTGACCGACTACCCCCAGGCCGAGCACGGCTTCCTGGGCGAAGGCCGCCCCGCAAGCTAAGGCGCGAGTGCATCTGGTGACGCTTGGCAGAGGATGCTCAAGGCTCTGGCCCAACTGTCGCGCGGAGGATGACATGGTGGTTGTCGGCTGTGGTGGGTGAGCATGCCGTAGCCGCTCGTTGATGGCCGCAGCGAGCACGGTCGATTCGTAGCGGACCGCGAGCTTGTCGCCTCTCGTGGCTAAGACTCGGTAGCACTTCATGTGAGTTCTGACGTCATCGGTCAGCCAGTTGTAGGAGGATCCGGTCGTTCTGGCTTCGGCTGGTAAGCGGCTATGCCGGACAATCGAGGCCGCAGTGGCTGATTTGGTCTGTTTCGGGCGGGCTGTGTGGAAGGTAGCGTCCGGCCCGATGTTGCCCCAGCGTTCGTGTGAGCGTAAGGAGACCGCCCGTGCCCAGCATCTTCATGAACAGCACGTCGACCGGCCCGTACATGTTCATCCACGAGGTCACCGGCACCTACCTGGAGACCGACAACTACAACGACAACATCGGACAGGCCGTGCAGATCTGGAACCTCGATCCGGTCCAGAAGGACAAGGGTCTGCTGGGGCACCTCTGGCACATCGAGGCCGCTCCCGAAAGCGGGTACTTCCTGATCAAGAGCTACGAGAACGGCCACTGCCTCACGGCGGGCAGCAGCGCCTCCGACTACCCCCGCCTCCAGCAGTCCGACAAGAGCGCGAAGCAGCAGTGGCAGCTGCTGCGGGTGCACGGCAGTGACGCCATCGCCCAGGACGCCGACAGCTACGCGCTCATACCGAGGGCCTACCCGGGCTACGCACTCGCCCTGCAGGGCAACCGTCAGTTCAACGACGTCTACGTGGTGCCGACCTCGATGTGGGGCACGTCCCCCTCGCTCTCCCAGTACTGGAAGGTCGCCCTGAAGTCCGAGAAGACGGAGTCCGCACCTGACGCATAGCCTGACGGCCGAGTGTCGGGGCGGGGCAACCCCCGCCCCGAACTGGCAGCGCTGACCGGTGACATAGCGAAGCCCAACGGTTGCCCAAGCGGGTCGTCCAGGCCGCGTCGGGCACGGCGGCTTGCGATGATCCGCGGAGTGCCAGTCAGGTGTCACCGCAAGATGCTTTGGTTCTCTGCTCGGGACTGGTTCATCGACGCTCGATGTGGTGGACCATCAGTGCGATCTGGACCCTGTTGGTGAGGTCCAGTTTGGTGAGGATGTTCGAGACGTGGGTCTTCACTGTGGGGATGCTCAGGTACAGGGCAGCCGCGATTTCCGCGTTCGTCTTGCCCTGACCGATGGCGCGGGCGACTTCAAGTTCCCGCTCGCCGAGTGCTGCCAGGCGTGAACCGGCGGCCTCGGCAGGGTGGTTGTGGCCGGATCCCGTCTTCACCTGGCCGATCAGTTGCAGGGTCACGGCAGGTGATAGGACCGGTTCACCGGCCGCGGCCTTGCGTACGGAATCGATCAGGGTCGCGGGCGGAGTGTCCTTGAGGAGAAAGCCCGCCGCGCCCGCCTGCAGGGCGCGCAGTACATGCTGGTCGGTGTTGAAGGTCGTGAGCATCACGATCTGCGGCGCGTTCGGGCGCCGGGTCAGTGCCTGGGTGGCGGCGATGCCGTCCATGGTCGGCATCCGGATGTCCATGAGCAGTACATCGGGGCGGTGCTGGGCGATCAGTGGGAGCACCTCGCTGCCGTCACCGGCTTCTGCCACGACCTCCAGGTCGGGGGCACTGCCGATGATCATGCGTAGTCCAGCGCGGACCAGCGGGTCGTCGTCCACCAACAGGATCCGGACGGGGGCCGGGTTCATGCGGGCTCCTTCACGGCGGGAGGCCGGTGGGCGGGTGAGGACAGCTGAGTCGTCGCGTCCCATGGCAGCCACGCGCTCAGCCGGAACTCCGTGCCATGGCGGTAGGTGAGCCTGCCGCCGGCCAGGGAAGCCCGCTCCATGAGGCCTCTCAGGCCCTGTCCGCCGCCGGGGATCGGCACGTTCGCACCGTTCGGTGGCACTGGATTGGCGACCTCGATCGTCAGGCCGTGCGGGGGGCGACCGTGGACAGTGATCGTCACGGGGGCGTTCGGGGCGTGCTTGCGTGCGTTGGTCAGTGCTTCCTGCACGATGCGGTACGCGGTACGGCCGGTGGCCGGGGGGACGTCGGTCGCGGCAGGAGCCGCCAGCTCCAACTGAGCCCGCATTCCCGCCTGCTGTGCTTCGGCGACCAGTTGCGGCAGGTCGATGAGCGTGGGCTGCGGCCTGTCGGCGCCCGACGTGGTCAGCGATGAGGCACGCAGTACGCCGATGATCTCGCGCAGATCCTCCAGGGCCTGGTGCGCACTGTCCCTGATCACCCCCGCCGCTCGCTGGACATCGGCGGCGGGAGCATTCGGAGCCACCTCCAGGGCGCCGGCATGAATACTCAGGAGCGACAGCCGGTGGGCGAGAACATCGTGCATCTCGCGGGCGATGTCCTCCCGGGCATGCTGTTGCGCCTGCTCGGCGCGGAGCACGGCCTCGCGCTCCGCCTGGGCGCTGCGCTCACCGCGGGCGGCGGCCAGCAGGCCCCATCCGACCACCGCGGTGATCAGGGTGATGCCGAGCAGGGCGGCGATGGCGTCCGGCACCTGGACGCCGACGCCGATCAGGCCCCGCTCCGCCAGCGCCAAGGGCACTGGGAGCAGCGCGAGGGCCGCCGCCCACGCCGTCGTACGCCATGGCCGGTACGCGGCGACGGCATACAGCGCCGCCAGCGCGGCCGGCGCCAGCGCGGAGACGGCCATCGCCGTCGGCAGTAGAACCATAGCGATCAGGACCGGGCAGCGACGGCGCCACCACAGCAGCAGAACGCCCGCCAACGCCACCGCCGGGAAGGCCGGGAGCAGCGATGCAAGGTGCGGGAGGCGGCTCGCGAGGCTCGGGTACGCCGAAAAGCTCTGGCTCCAGCCCGTGGATGCGGCGCAGACGAGCGCGCCCGTGACCACCACGACGGCCAGATCGGTACCTCGCTCCCGCGAGAGAAAATGACGCATATCCACCGAATGTAAACGACCGGCAGACCTTCACGGGACGACGGAAGCACTGCTCCTGCTATCCGAGACTTTGGGATGAGTGCTGCCGATACCTTGGTCGTACCGCCCCGTCCCTTCGCACGATCAACCTCCTGGCCTGCGCGAATAGCGTCGACGACAGCAAATGCACCCCCGCAACCCAGGAGGTCGGACCCCCATGAAGTGCAACATCTGGCTGCTGATCGTCGGCATCACGCTGGCTGTGACTGGATACACCGGCGCGTACAGCACCTTCTACCCGTCCATCGACGCCCTGTGGTCGTACGACACCTACGCCTGGCGCCTGGTTCTCTTCGCCGCCGGTGTCTTTGCGATCCACTGCTCGCTGCGCTCCGCCGCCCCGGCCGCCCACCAGGAGATGCAGGGCTGATGACGAAGCACCGCGCCTCGCGCCGCAAGACGCTCACCGCGGCGCTGTCAGCCGCAGCGTCCCTGGCCCTCGTGCTCACCGGTTGCTCGATGGAGACGGTCTCGCCCAAGGACGCCCGGGCCAAGCCCGTCCAGCAGGGCATGGCCGCACCGGACGCAGTGAACTGCGCCAAGGCCGAGTGCATCGCCCTGACCTTCGACGGCGGCCCTGGCCCGTACACCGCGAAGCTCCTCGACGTACTCAAGGAGAAGGACGTGCCCGCGACCTTCTTCCTGCTCGGCAAGAAGCACATCGACCGTCACCCCGATCTGGTCCGCCGCATCGCGGACGAGGGCCACGAGGTCGCCAACCACACCTGGACCCACCCGCGCCTGACCGAGGTGGACGCCGGGCAGGTGCGGGAGGAGCTGGAGCGGACCCAGCGGGAGCTGGTGAAGCTGACGGGGAAGGAGCCCACTCTCATGCGCCCGCCGCAGGGACGTACCGACGAAGACGTAGCCAAGATCTGCAAGGAACTCGGTCTCGCGCAGATCCTGTGGAGCACCACCGCCAAGGACTACTCCACCAACGACTCCGGCCTGATCAAGGAGCGCACCCTGGGACAGGCGGACCGCGACGGCATCATCCTGCTCCACGACATATACAAGGGCACCGTGGCCGCGGTGCCCGGCATCATCGATGAGCTCAAGCAGCGCGGCTACACCTTCGTCACCGTGCCGCCGCTGCTCGCTCCGGGCACCGCCGAGCCCGGAAAGGTGTACCGATAGGGCCAGGGGGCGCTGAAGGGGTGCTGCGGGCAGACCTGACCGTGTGGGCTGGGAGCGGGGATGGTGGCCGCATACGCGAGGTACCCGAAATATTATGAGCGAGGGTTGATCATCGGGTACCTGGCCTGCGCGTCCCGGCTCTGCGCTGGTCCTCTTTGCGCCGCCCGTCGATTCTGGTCCTCCCTCTGCGCAACATGCCAAAGGGGAAAGCCGCCGTGGCACTGCAGATGGCCTTCACTGCCCTGGCGCCTCTGCAGGTGAACTGGGGGCAGCTCCCCTGGGCGGTTTTGCCCGCGTTCGTCGGCTACGCGACGCTACGGCGAATTCGCAAGTACTACGTGTCCTGCTTCGTGATCGATGAGCAGCGCGCGCCGGTGTCCGCTGCGATTTCCCGTGCGGCCTGGAGGTGCGCAGGAAGTGCCTTGCGCCTCTCCATGCCCGAGAAGCTGACCAGCTCCGGCGCGTGCGGGACGGCCTGCTTCTGCGGCCCCGTCCCGGTGATGATCTGGCTTATCGCGTCATGGGACTCAGGTAGTCCGGCCTCCCCCGCGAGGCAGCCGTTGGTGCCGAGAGGTACGGACGGCACGTCGGGCGCATCAGCCTCAGCAGCAGCACCCGCGCCTCACGGACCTACGTCTTGGTCAGCACCACGTCCAGCAGCTACGGCGGGAACGCCTCGGTCAGATTCCCGAGCGCCCCTGGTCGACCAGTTACCGGACACCGCCCCTGGTATCCGTTCAACTGCCAACTCCACGCAAAGTAGAGGGCATTGCTGTTAAAGAGTTCACGGGAGTTCGACTACGGACGGTACGCTCAGCAACTCGTACGGTAATGGAACTCAAGGGGATGGCAGAGTCGCATGTCTGGCAGTCAGCCGCGTATTCCGCCCGCAATGCTCGTAGAACTGCTGGGCAGGGATGCTGAGTTGACGGACCTGCTGCCCATGGCGCGAGGGGGTCCGTTGGTGACGGTGGTGGGTCCCGCGGGGGTGGGGAAGAGCAGGTTCGCCACCGAGGTCGCCACCCGGCTCGCTGGTGAATTCGCTGACGGGGTACGGGTGGTGTCGGTGGATGCCATGTCTGGAGCGGATCAACTCGCAGCAGCTTTCGTCCACGTGGCGGGCCTCGATCCTGGTGAGGCGTCCTCCGTGCAGGTCTGTGCGAGCCTTGCCGAGCGGGAGTTGCTGCTGCTCCTGGACGGGTGCGAGCATCTGATCGCAGAGTGTGGTGCCTGGTTGCAGGCGCTCCTGCCGGCGGCTCCGAAGCTGCGGGTTCTGGCCACGAGCCGCCAGGCTCTCGACCTCTGGCAGGAACGAAAGTATCCGCTGGAGCCGATGGACCTGCCGGACGTGGGCGCCCAGGGGTCATCGCTCAGTGAAGCGCCGTCCGTGCAGGTCTTCGCGTACTACGCGGCCATGGCCGATCCGGCCTTCCGGCTCGACGACCGTTCCGCAGCGGATGTCGCCGAGCTGTGCCGCCGCCTTTCGGGGCTGCCGTTGGCGCTTCAACTGGCTGCTTCCCGCGCGGGTTCGTTCACGGTCAGTCAGCTCCTCGACCGCCTGGACGGCTGGGGAGCCTTGCGCAGGGCCACTGCCGCACCCGCCCACCATCAGAGTCTTAACGACGCGCTGGCCTGGAGCTTCCGCCTCTGCACGGCTGAGGAAAGGTTGCTGTGGAGCCGCCTCTCCGTGTTTGTCGGCCCCTTTACCCTCGCGATGGTGGCAGAGGTCTGCGGCGATGAAAGGCTGCTTCCCTCGGACCTCCTGCGCGACGCGCTGGATGGGCTCGTGCGCCGCTCCGTGCTTCAGGATCACGGCAATGGCTCCTACCGTCTGCTCGCGGTACTCAGGGAGTACGGAGCCACGCATCTGGCGCGCAGCGAGGAGGCAACGGCATCCCGACTGGCCCGTAGGTCATGGGCGTTGCGGATGGCCGGCGCCGCGCAAGCAGGGTGGCGGAGCGGCCAGCAGGTCGAGTGGGTGCGCCGGATGACCGACCACTGGGATGAGTTGGAGTCCGTGGTGGAGGAGTCCCTGCTCGATCCGGAAGGCGGCGAGGGCGTGCTGACGCTCCTCACCGACCTGTGGTTTCTGTGGGTGGCCGGCGGCCGTATGCGAGAGGGACGCCACTTCCTCGAAGCGGCCCTCGCCGTGGAGAGGGAACCCACCCCGGCGCGGGCACGCGCGCTGTGGGTGTGCGCATGGCTGGCGCTGCTCCAGGACGATCTGACGGCTGCCCACACCCTGCTGCCGGAGATGGACCAAGCCATGGAAGGTCCTGCCGACGACGCCGACCGGGCATACGCCTGTTATGTGCACGGTGCGCTCGCCACCCTGGCCTACGACACCGACGTAGCCACGGAACACCTTCGAGATGCACTCGAACTCATGCCGGAGGAGGCGCCCTTCGGTCCGGGAGCCGACATGATCAGGTTGACCAGCGCGGCCGCCCGGTCCCGCACGAAGCCGGAGGTGGCCCGCCGCGCCGCCCTTGCCATTCAGAAGAGCTGCCGTCGCCGGTCGGACGGTTGGAACGCGACCTGGGGCGACTATGTGCTGGCGATCGTCGACCTG
Proteins encoded in this window:
- a CDS encoding ATP-binding protein yields the protein MLVELLGRDAELTDLLPMARGGPLVTVVGPAGVGKSRFATEVATRLAGEFADGVRVVSVDAMSGADQLAAAFVHVAGLDPGEASSVQVCASLAERELLLLLDGCEHLIAECGAWLQALLPAAPKLRVLATSRQALDLWQERKYPLEPMDLPDVGAQGSSLSEAPSVQVFAYYAAMADPAFRLDDRSAADVAELCRRLSGLPLALQLAASRAGSFTVSQLLDRLDGWGALRRATAAPAHHQSLNDALAWSFRLCTAEERLLWSRLSVFVGPFTLAMVAEVCGDERLLPSDLLRDALDGLVRRSVLQDHGNGSYRLLAVLREYGATHLARSEEATASRLARRSWALRMAGAAQAGWRSGQQVEWVRRMTDHWDELESVVEESLLDPEGGEGVLTLLTDLWFLWVAGGRMREGRHFLEAALAVEREPTPARARALWVCAWLALLQDDLTAAHTLLPEMDQAMEGPADDADRAYACYVHGALATLAYDTDVATEHLRDALELMPEEAPFGPGADMIRLTSAAARSRTKPEVARRAALAIQKSCRRRSDGWNATWGDYVLAIVDLMSGEVDSAEKHARAALKVRQEYGDPYGMAVVAHVLSGIMAARPGQEQLAAELEGAASALRKEHGMSLRATRYYWKEHQQTVDRLFATLGDARYEQSYQAGAGQCIDRLLGDPLVE
- a CDS encoding sensor histidine kinase, which gives rise to MRHFLSRERGTDLAVVVVTGALVCAASTGWSQSFSAYPSLASRLPHLASLLPAFPAVALAGVLLLWWRRRCPVLIAMVLLPTAMAVSALAPAALAALYAVAAYRPWRTTAWAAALALLPVPLALAERGLIGVGVQVPDAIAALLGITLITAVVGWGLLAAARGERSAQAEREAVLRAEQAQQHAREDIAREMHDVLAHRLSLLSIHAGALEVAPNAPAADVQRAAGVIRDSAHQALEDLREIIGVLRASSLTTSGADRPQPTLIDLPQLVAEAQQAGMRAQLELAAPAATDVPPATGRTAYRIVQEALTNARKHAPNAPVTITVHGRPPHGLTIEVANPVPPNGANVPIPGGGQGLRGLMERASLAGGRLTYRHGTEFRLSAWLPWDATTQLSSPAHRPPAVKEPA
- a CDS encoding polysaccharide deacetylase family protein, producing MTKHRASRRKTLTAALSAAASLALVLTGCSMETVSPKDARAKPVQQGMAAPDAVNCAKAECIALTFDGGPGPYTAKLLDVLKEKDVPATFFLLGKKHIDRHPDLVRRIADEGHEVANHTWTHPRLTEVDAGQVREELERTQRELVKLTGKEPTLMRPPQGRTDEDVAKICKELGLAQILWSTTAKDYSTNDSGLIKERTLGQADRDGIILLHDIYKGTVAAVPGIIDELKQRGYTFVTVPPLLAPGTAEPGKVYR
- a CDS encoding RICIN domain-containing protein; this encodes MPSIFMNSTSTGPYMFIHEVTGTYLETDNYNDNIGQAVQIWNLDPVQKDKGLLGHLWHIEAAPESGYFLIKSYENGHCLTAGSSASDYPRLQQSDKSAKQQWQLLRVHGSDAIAQDADSYALIPRAYPGYALALQGNRQFNDVYVVPTSMWGTSPSLSQYWKVALKSEKTESAPDA
- a CDS encoding response regulator transcription factor; translated protein: MNPAPVRILLVDDDPLVRAGLRMIIGSAPDLEVVAEAGDGSEVLPLIAQHRPDVLLMDIRMPTMDGIAATQALTRRPNAPQIVMLTTFNTDQHVLRALQAGAAGFLLKDTPPATLIDSVRKAAAGEPVLSPAVTLQLIGQVKTGSGHNHPAEAAGSRLAALGERELEVARAIGQGKTNAEIAAALYLSIPTVKTHVSNILTKLDLTNRVQIALMVHHIERR
- a CDS encoding dienelactone hydrolase family protein, which encodes MAAGGPGTAGSRWLSPNRLSPLTPAGAAALAGRHTLLVGLVGGQDFLISADEWRRLAQCLQRAGVRHELTDYPQAEHGFLGEGRPAS